In Bogoriella caseilytica, the genomic window CTTGATCAGCCCCATCTTCGCGGCGCCACCAGGCGAGCCGATGTCGTCGAAGAAATCGACATTGGCCTTGTAGTAGTCGGCCCAGATGGAGGGGGTGTCATCCTCGTAGTAGATGGCCTCCACCGGGCACACCGGCTCGCAGGCGCCGCAGTCGACGCACTCGTCCGGGTGGATGTAGAGCATCCGTTCACCCTCGTAGATGCAATCCACGGGGCACTCGTCGATGCAGGCCTTGTCCTTGAGGTCGACACACGGTTGAGCGATCACATAGGTCACGGGGTGATTCTCTCAGTCGTCGCCGTTGTTGTCATTGCCGCCACTGTCACCGTCGTCACCATTGCGGCTGTCGCCACCGCCCGGTGACGGCGGAGAACCGCAGATGACGCGATGCCAGGGCCGGTAGGTGTGAGTGCGCACCTCGTCGAGGACCACCTCACCGGACTCGCGGTCGGTGACGGTCCGCCCGTAGTCCACCGTGAAGCCGTGGTAGTGCGGGTTCTCCGCTACGCACTGCGGGTGGGGGTTGTACTCGGTGCCGGGCTGGGTGATGTCCCGCTCGGCGGAGATCCAGTCGTCCACCTCCCACACCGGGGTGCTCCACAGCCGGGTGTGCATGCCCTCGTCGTTGACCCAGGCTTCGATCATCACGCCGTACTCGGTGTTGTTGCGCCAGCGCATATCCAGCGATCCCGCCACCACGGTGGCTTCACGCCCCCGGGGGTAGCGGTCGAACCAGCGCGTGTGCGCGCGATGTTCCACGAGCTCCATACCGGCGAGATAGCCGACATTGAACATCTGCGTCGATACCTGGGAGAGCCCGCCGCCGATGCCTTCGGTCGCGAAGCCCCCGCTGACCATTCCCGAGGCCACGTAGCCGTTCTCC contains:
- the fdxA gene encoding ferredoxin; protein product: MTYVIAQPCVDLKDKACIDECPVDCIYEGERMLYIHPDECVDCGACEPVCPVEAIYYEDDTPSIWADYYKANVDFFDDIGSPGGAAKMGLIKKDHPLVAALPPQNQD